In the genome of Meles meles chromosome 4, mMelMel3.1 paternal haplotype, whole genome shotgun sequence, one region contains:
- the DTX3L gene encoding E3 ubiquitin-protein ligase DTX3L isoform X1: MASALCPPSPLLVRVSESSRRTRRKLEIYFQSQRSGGGECTVQPLHHTDQVTFLVKFAEPAAKERVLKKENHQIMVENKLVTIFLEPTKNPMEKNARPRTSFLPQSQEGVRSGEKHQNEEHIPDVMDSCLQKIFLSVTADLNCKLFSKEQREHVTTICPKVKKMEGDDGIEKVYGTFGDIEKIFHFLNKQLQESGCKFESSPLTMERKPLHQQNQKNSCVSPLEPKTRAEDESNRVEIPLPFFEYFQYTYPDKIDSIQKRFGVKIKIITQESAPNTVYLDFTSNLSGDLQAARESFVSEFQKTVGSLEQKCVAFADSEQASKIKQELNQRFTKLLIKDKGGELTLLGTQDDIFAARYFFDLKASESLVMGPVKISTPTCLMNGIEVDTAHYMLVKAELLQEMTELEEKYDTHCEVWGDSKKIHILFEPKDKEFDLSAHAYSSFIDAYQYVSSQLMREVLSLKPLGKERKHLYQTKFANDFSENHPHVHFVLNQESMTLTGLPNHLAKAKQYIFKKVGMSLLAGDQKNEAQETRMDIDSNDSKIALSTFQHSASSGASGEEKEEDICSICIDIITNKQVLSKCKHAFCTSCINKAFSYKPVCPVCQTSYGIQRGNQPEGTMTVTVLKDSLPGYESCGSIVITYNMKGGIQTKEHPNPGKKYSGLQRRAYLPDNEEGNEVLGLLRKAFDQKLIFTVGDSRMLGISNVITWNDIHHKTSPFGGPQRYGYPDPDYLKRVKQELKNKGIE, encoded by the exons ATGGCCTCCGCCCTCTGCCCGCCGTCCCCGCTGCTCGTGCGGGTGTCCGAGTCCAGCCGTCGAACACGCCGGAAACTGGAAATTTACTTCCAGAGCCAGCGGTCGGGCGGCGGGGAGTGCACCGTCCAGCCCCTCCACCACACGGACCAAGTCACCTTCCTGGTGAAGTTCGCGGAACCGGCAG CTAAAGAGAGAGtcttgaagaaagaaaatcatcagATTATGGTTGAAAACAAACTTGTAACTATTTTTCTGGAACCCACTAAGAATCCAATGGAGAAGAATGCAAGACCCAGAACATCTTTTTTGCCACAGTCACAGGAAGGGGTGAGGTCTGGTGAGAAGCATCAAAACGAAGAACATATTCCTGATGTTATGGATTCCTGTCTGCAAAAG atctTTCTTAGCGTCACAGCGGACCTGAACTGTAAGCTGTTCTCTAAAGAGCAGAGGGAACACGTAACCACTATCTGCCCCAAGGTCAAAAAGATGGAAGGGGACGATGGAATTGAGAAAGTGTACGGAACCTTCGGagatattgaaaaaatatttcacttcttGAATAAGCAACTCCAAGAAAGTGGGTGTAAATTTGAATCTTCCCCTTTGACAATGGAGAGGAAGCCACTCCATCAGCAGAACCAGAAGAATAGCTGTGTTTCTCCCTTGGAACCAAAAACCAGGGCAGAAGACGAAAGCAACCGTGTTGAAATTCCCTTGCCTTTCTTTGAGTATTTCCAGTATACCTATCCTGATAAAATAGACTCGATACAGAAAAGATTtggtgtaaaaattaaaataataactcaGGAGAGTGCTCCAAATACTGTCTATTTAGACTTCACCTCCAATCTATCAGGTGATCTCCAAGCCGCTAGAGAGTCTTTTGTCAGTGAATTTCAGAAAACCGTGGGATCTCTGGAGCAGAAATGTGTTGCTTTTGCAGACAGTGAACAGGCAAGTAAGATCAAACAGGAACTGAATCAACGATTTACAAAGCTCCTTATAAAGGATAAAGGAGGAGAATTAACTCTCCTTGGGACCCAAGATGACATTTTCGCTGCCAGATATTTTTTTGACCTAAAAGCCTCTGAAAGTCTTGTCATGGGACCTGTGAAAATATCAACTCCCACATGCCTGATGAATGGAATTGAAGTTGACACGGCTCACTATATGCTTGTAAAAGCTGAATTACTCCAGGAGATGACAGAGTTAGAAGAAAAGTACGATACTCATTGTGAGGTTTGGGGAGACAGTAAGAAAATCCACATTCTCTTTGAACCTAAGGACAAGGAATTCGATCTGTCTGCCCATGCTTATTCCAGTTTCATCGATGCCTATCAATATGTGTCAAGTCAACTGATGAGAGAAGTTCTTTCACTGAAACCTCTgggcaaagagagaaagcactTATATCAGACCAAGTTTGCAAATGACTTCAGCGAAAACCATCCACATGTACACTTTGTACTAAATCAAGAGTCAATGACTTTGACTGGGTTGCCAAATCACCTTGCAAAAGCAAAAcagtatatctttaaaaaagtgggAATGTCCCTGTTAGCTGGAGATCAAAAGAATGAGGCCCAAGAAACACGCATGGACATTGATAGTAATGACTCAAAAATAGCGCTCTCAACATTCCAGCACTCTGCCAGTTCTGGGGCgtcaggagaggagaaggaagaggacatATGTAGCATCTGTATTGACATCATTACTAACAAACAAGTGCTATCGAAGTGTAAGCATGCATTCTGCACCTCTTGTATCAACAAAGCTTTTTCCTACAAGCCAGTCTGTCCTGTGTGCCAGACTTCCTATGGTATCCAGAGAGGCAATCAGCCAGAGGGAACCATGACTGTCACTGTCCTAAAAGACTCACTACCAGGTTATGAATCCTGTGGCTCCATTGTGATTACTTATAATATGAAAGGAGGCATACAAACA AAAGAGCACCCAAACCCAGGAAAGAAATACTCTGGATTACAACGAAGAGCTTACTTGCCTGATAATGAGGAAGGAAATGAGGTTCTGGGACTGCTTCGTAAAGCCTTTGATCAAAAGCTGATTTTCACAGTGGGGGATTCTCGAATGCTGGGAATCTCCAATGTCATTACATGGAATGATATCCACCACAAAACGTCTCCGTTTGGGGGACCACAAAG GTATGGCTACCCTGATCCCGATTACCTGAAACGTGTCAAACAGGAgctgaaaaataaaggaattgagTAA
- the DTX3L gene encoding E3 ubiquitin-protein ligase DTX3L isoform X2 → MEKNARPRTSFLPQSQEGVRSGEKHQNEEHIPDVMDSCLQKIFLSVTADLNCKLFSKEQREHVTTICPKVKKMEGDDGIEKVYGTFGDIEKIFHFLNKQLQESGCKFESSPLTMERKPLHQQNQKNSCVSPLEPKTRAEDESNRVEIPLPFFEYFQYTYPDKIDSIQKRFGVKIKIITQESAPNTVYLDFTSNLSGDLQAARESFVSEFQKTVGSLEQKCVAFADSEQASKIKQELNQRFTKLLIKDKGGELTLLGTQDDIFAARYFFDLKASESLVMGPVKISTPTCLMNGIEVDTAHYMLVKAELLQEMTELEEKYDTHCEVWGDSKKIHILFEPKDKEFDLSAHAYSSFIDAYQYVSSQLMREVLSLKPLGKERKHLYQTKFANDFSENHPHVHFVLNQESMTLTGLPNHLAKAKQYIFKKVGMSLLAGDQKNEAQETRMDIDSNDSKIALSTFQHSASSGASGEEKEEDICSICIDIITNKQVLSKCKHAFCTSCINKAFSYKPVCPVCQTSYGIQRGNQPEGTMTVTVLKDSLPGYESCGSIVITYNMKGGIQTKEHPNPGKKYSGLQRRAYLPDNEEGNEVLGLLRKAFDQKLIFTVGDSRMLGISNVITWNDIHHKTSPFGGPQRYGYPDPDYLKRVKQELKNKGIE, encoded by the exons ATGGAGAAGAATGCAAGACCCAGAACATCTTTTTTGCCACAGTCACAGGAAGGGGTGAGGTCTGGTGAGAAGCATCAAAACGAAGAACATATTCCTGATGTTATGGATTCCTGTCTGCAAAAG atctTTCTTAGCGTCACAGCGGACCTGAACTGTAAGCTGTTCTCTAAAGAGCAGAGGGAACACGTAACCACTATCTGCCCCAAGGTCAAAAAGATGGAAGGGGACGATGGAATTGAGAAAGTGTACGGAACCTTCGGagatattgaaaaaatatttcacttcttGAATAAGCAACTCCAAGAAAGTGGGTGTAAATTTGAATCTTCCCCTTTGACAATGGAGAGGAAGCCACTCCATCAGCAGAACCAGAAGAATAGCTGTGTTTCTCCCTTGGAACCAAAAACCAGGGCAGAAGACGAAAGCAACCGTGTTGAAATTCCCTTGCCTTTCTTTGAGTATTTCCAGTATACCTATCCTGATAAAATAGACTCGATACAGAAAAGATTtggtgtaaaaattaaaataataactcaGGAGAGTGCTCCAAATACTGTCTATTTAGACTTCACCTCCAATCTATCAGGTGATCTCCAAGCCGCTAGAGAGTCTTTTGTCAGTGAATTTCAGAAAACCGTGGGATCTCTGGAGCAGAAATGTGTTGCTTTTGCAGACAGTGAACAGGCAAGTAAGATCAAACAGGAACTGAATCAACGATTTACAAAGCTCCTTATAAAGGATAAAGGAGGAGAATTAACTCTCCTTGGGACCCAAGATGACATTTTCGCTGCCAGATATTTTTTTGACCTAAAAGCCTCTGAAAGTCTTGTCATGGGACCTGTGAAAATATCAACTCCCACATGCCTGATGAATGGAATTGAAGTTGACACGGCTCACTATATGCTTGTAAAAGCTGAATTACTCCAGGAGATGACAGAGTTAGAAGAAAAGTACGATACTCATTGTGAGGTTTGGGGAGACAGTAAGAAAATCCACATTCTCTTTGAACCTAAGGACAAGGAATTCGATCTGTCTGCCCATGCTTATTCCAGTTTCATCGATGCCTATCAATATGTGTCAAGTCAACTGATGAGAGAAGTTCTTTCACTGAAACCTCTgggcaaagagagaaagcactTATATCAGACCAAGTTTGCAAATGACTTCAGCGAAAACCATCCACATGTACACTTTGTACTAAATCAAGAGTCAATGACTTTGACTGGGTTGCCAAATCACCTTGCAAAAGCAAAAcagtatatctttaaaaaagtgggAATGTCCCTGTTAGCTGGAGATCAAAAGAATGAGGCCCAAGAAACACGCATGGACATTGATAGTAATGACTCAAAAATAGCGCTCTCAACATTCCAGCACTCTGCCAGTTCTGGGGCgtcaggagaggagaaggaagaggacatATGTAGCATCTGTATTGACATCATTACTAACAAACAAGTGCTATCGAAGTGTAAGCATGCATTCTGCACCTCTTGTATCAACAAAGCTTTTTCCTACAAGCCAGTCTGTCCTGTGTGCCAGACTTCCTATGGTATCCAGAGAGGCAATCAGCCAGAGGGAACCATGACTGTCACTGTCCTAAAAGACTCACTACCAGGTTATGAATCCTGTGGCTCCATTGTGATTACTTATAATATGAAAGGAGGCATACAAACA AAAGAGCACCCAAACCCAGGAAAGAAATACTCTGGATTACAACGAAGAGCTTACTTGCCTGATAATGAGGAAGGAAATGAGGTTCTGGGACTGCTTCGTAAAGCCTTTGATCAAAAGCTGATTTTCACAGTGGGGGATTCTCGAATGCTGGGAATCTCCAATGTCATTACATGGAATGATATCCACCACAAAACGTCTCCGTTTGGGGGACCACAAAG GTATGGCTACCCTGATCCCGATTACCTGAAACGTGTCAAACAGGAgctgaaaaataaaggaattgagTAA